A region from the Coturnix japonica isolate 7356 chromosome 28, Coturnix japonica 2.1, whole genome shotgun sequence genome encodes:
- the MYO9B gene encoding unconventional myosin-IXb isoform X10, producing MSLKDADSAVCQTKAAYNLHVYPQLSTESSACCKVTATKDTTSSDVIKDVINILNLDVSKNYVLVEVKETGGEEWVLDTNDSPVHRVLLWPRRAQDEHPQKDGYYFLLQERNTDGTIKYAQMQLLSKETDARRLVERGFLPWQQEDFDDLCNIPNLTEKTLLENLKCRFLKHKIYTYAGSILIAINPFKFLPIYNPKYVKLYENHQLGKLEPHIFAIADVAYHTMLKKHVNQCIVISGESGSGKTQSTNFLIHCLTALSQKGYASGVERTILGAGPVLEAFGNAKTAHNNNSSRFGKFIQVNYLENGVVRGAVVEKYLLEKSRLVSQEKDERNYHVFYYLLLGVNEEERKEFHLKQPEDYSYLNQCNLKIEDGEDLRHDFERLKQAMEMVGFLSATKKQIFSVLSAILYLGNVTYKKKATGRDEGLEVGPPEVLDILSQLLKVKREILVEVLTKRKTVTANDKLILPYSLSEAITARDSMAKSLYSALFDWIVLRINHALLNKKDMEESVTCLSIGVLDIFGFEDFETNSFEQFCINYANEQLQYYFNQHIFKLEQEEYKSEGITWHDIDYTDNVACIHLISKKPTGLFYLLDEESNFPRATNQTLLAKFKQQHEENKFFVATPVMEPAFIIRHFAGKVKYQIKDFREKNMDYMRPDIVALLRSSDSAYVRELIGMDPVAVFRWAVLRAAVQAMAVFAEAGRQRAQKTAGVVRQGPRVPLGELQRSNTPVEKVYRDMHEQIIASIKGLPWQGDDPCKLLRSLNRLQHRSHFMKSKAIKQKQIIPKNLLDSKSLKLIVSMTLHDRTTKSLLHLHKKKKPPSISAQFQTSLNKLLETLGKAEPFFIRCIRSNAEKKEMLFDENLVLQQLRYTGMLETVRIRRSGYSAKYTFQEFIDQFQVLLPKNAKASKEDIFAYLSKLKLDKNNCQIGKTKVFMKEAERQILQDTLHKEVIRKIILLQSWLRMVLERRRFLRTRQAAIVLQACWRSRCVRRALQRNNAAIYIQSAWRRYREQKSYLEQRKRICLVQAMVRGYLQRKRFQKMVMEKQKAEEEQRKMQEAQERENDMSKDEGSEAKPDQLPVKHESAELDQVVEGKDEVPSEQTENLGSSETATLPQKNVIEGSEKVTSSREKREFRRQRGLEHNELQNKHVQFSFEGGALLCLEEQTSSEEALENILEPKESREQDVVLQGSNEKEQNANDGKAISDTPLLSEIKESSCSPEQPPALEGEGVDKTVNRGMKTQENQNSQLKVSQSCPERPTNLALNLENTLLATGSFQTPAESWGDKNRRPVQKETKDLDSPTSSQIQRYVDDPGKLKYKREKWKGKRQSDAGQNDMLSQSLDGRTRADQSPQDQLEKKGTSSSLNDLSVLAHAATSQQSPDAIEEEKGSKKYLLQKKSSDLPTSDSVVSMQPASQQIDAKSAFKSPLRRLLGKKPDKKIPKEYPDVIDEGDGLSLTSCILFPEMGGAQKVSEASSGQPSRIQAGERHVKESSKTKKNRTIKISKVSNVSQNSIVREIANANELKHLDEFLLNKINDLRSQKSGVECLFFEATEKFRGNIKTMYSAPNGQIHVGYKDLVENYQLLVTNLAKKREEKEVKLVLNLFQSLLDEFIRGYTKKEESEQPKQTKAQKKKRKQDRAIEEHNGHVFTNYQVSIRQSCEHCSSYIWPMEKACLCSVCKLTCHKKCMSKIQSSCTSCGKKSEQDAEPRHFGVSVSSLTSERNSVPIVMEKLLEHVEMHGLYTEGIYRKSGSANRMKELKQLLQADPSSVKLENYPIHTITGILKQWLRELPDPLMTSAQYSDFLRAVELPEKQEQLCAIYSVLEQLPQANHDTLERLIFHLVKVALIEDVNRMSPNALAIVFAPCLLRCPDTSDPLTSMKDVSKTTMCVEMLIKEQIRKYRIKMDEISQLEAAESIAFRRLSLLRQNTLWPVKLGFSSPYEGMLSKSPQVKGNDSGNSELGSLHEEEEVSEADNREKEILIDRIQSIKEEKEDITYRLPELDQRGSDEENVDSETSASTESLLEERTGRMDTEGQY from the exons ATGAGTTTAAAAGATGCGGACAGTGCAGTTTGCCAGACAAAAGCAGCCTATAATCTTCATGTTTACCCCCAACTCTCAACAGAAAGTTCTGCCTGCTGCAAAGTGACAGCAACGAAGGATACCACGTCTTCAGATGTCATCAAGGATGTGATTAATATCTTAAACTTGGATGTCTCAAAAAATTATGTGCTTGTGGAGGTGAAAGAAACAGGTGGTGAAGAATGGGTACTTGATACAAATGATTCTCCTGTTCATAGGGTTCTACTTTGGCCTCGTCGCGCTCAGGATGAGCATCCTCAAAAGGATGGgtactattttcttttacaagaaagaaacactgatgGGACCATCAAATATGCCCAGATGCAACTGCTTTCCAAGGAGACGGATGCTCGACGGCTGGTTGAAAGAGGTTTTCTTCCATGGCAGCAGGAGGACTTTGATGACTTGTGCAATATTCCCAACTTAACAGAGAAAACACTTCTAGAAAATCTCAAATGCCGCTTTCTAAAACACAAAATTTATACCTATGCAGGAAGTATTCTGATTGCAATTAACCCCTTCAAGTTCTTGCCCATTTATAATCCTAAGTATGTCAAGTTGTATGAGAATCATCAACTCGGGAAGTTGGAGCCTCATATTTTTGCCATTGCCGATGTGGCTTATCACACAATGCTTAAAAAACACGTTAACCAGTGCATAGTTATATCAGGTGAAAGTGGTTCTGGAAAAACTCAAAGCACAAACTTCTTAATTCACTGcctcacagcactgagccagAAAGGGTACGCGAGTGGTGTGGAGAGAACTATTCTAGGAGCTGGACCAGTTCTGGAG GCATTTGGAAATGCAAAAACAGCACATAACAATAACTCCAGCCGTTTTGGAAAGTTTATTCAAGTCAATTATTTAGAGAATGGTGTTGTCCGAGG GGCTGTTGTTGAAAAATACCTGCTTGAAAAATCTcgacttgtttctcaagaaaaagatgaaag GAACTACCACGTCTTTTATTATTTGCTACTTGGAGTCAATGAAGAAGAGCGTAAAGAATTTCACCTTAAACAACCTGAAGATTATTCCTACCTCAATCAG tgtaACTTGAAAATTGAAGATGGGGAAGATCTCCGGCACGACTTTGAAAGATTAAAACAAGCAATGGAGATGGTTGGCTTTctttcagcaacaaaaaaaca gattttttcagtgctttcagctATTCTTTACTTGGGCAACGTGACGTACAAGAAGAAAGCTACAGGCCGTGATGAAGGATTGGAAGTAGGACCTCCTGAAGTGCTGGACATTCTTTCCCAGCTTTTGAAA GTCAAACGTGAAATTCTAGTGGAAGtgctgacaaaaagaaaaacgGTGACTGCTAATGATAAACTTATTTTGCCGTATAGTCTCAGTGAG gCCATAACAGCCCGTGATTCAATGGCGAAGTCCTTGTACAGTGCTCTGTTTGATTGGATTGTTCTGCGAATTAATCATGCGCTCCTTAataagaaggacatggaggAATCTGTTACA TGTTTGTCCATTGGTGTACTTGATATTTTTGGGTTTGAAGACTTTGAAACCAACAGTTTTGAGCAGTTCTGCATAAATTATGCAAATGAGCAGCTTCAGTATTACTTTAACCAGCATATTTTCAAATTGGAACAG GAGGAATATAAGAGTGAAGGGATCACTTGGCACGATATTGACTATACTGATAATGTGGCCTGCATTCACTTAATCAGCAAGAAGCCCACAGGTCTCTTCTATCTTCTGGATGAAGAAAGCAA tTTTCCACGTGCCACCAATCAAACTCTACTAGCAAAATTCAAACAGCAGCATGAGGAGAACAAGTTTTTCGTTGCAACCCCAGTAATGGAACCTGCTTTTATTATTCGACATTTTGCTGGAAAAGTCAAATACCAGATAAAA GATTTCAGAGAGAAGAACATGGATTACATGAGGCCAGACATTGTTGCTTTGCTGCGAAGCAGTGACAGTGCCTATGTTCGGGAGCTGATAGGAATGGACCCCGTCGCTGTGTTCCGCTGGGCCGTTCTACGAGCAGCTGTTCAGGCCATGGCTGTCTTTGCAGAAGCTGGACGCCAGAGAGCTCAGAAGACTGCAG GAGTGGTGCGTCAAGGACCCAGAGTTCCCCTTGGAGAACTCCAGAGATCGAATACACCAGTAGAAAAAGTTTACCG AGACATGCATGAGCAAATCATCGCAAGTATAAAAGGACTTCCATGGCAGGGAGATGATCCCTGTAAGCTGCTTCGGTCACTCAATCGACTCCAACACCGCTCCCACTTCAT gaaaagTAAAGCTATCAAACAAAAGCAGATCATTCCAAAG AATTTGTTGGATTCCAAATCTCTGAAGCTTATAGTGAGCATGACTCTACATGATCGGACTACAAAATCCCTCTTACACTtgcacaagaaaaagaaacccccTAGCATAAGTGCACAGTTCCAG acttcACTTAATAAATTATTGGAGACATTGGGGAAAGCTGAGCCATTCTTCATCCGTTGTATCCGCTCCAACGCTGAGAAG aaagaaatgctctTTGATGAAAACTTGGTGCTTCAGCAGTTAAGGTACACTGGCATGCTTGAAACTGTGCGAATCAGAAGATCTGGTTATAGTGCCAAGTATACATTCCAG GAATTCATAGATCAGTTTCAGGTGCTGCTTCCCAAAAATGCCAAAGCCTCTAAAGAAgacatttttgcttatttgagTAAACTAAAATTGGATAAAAACAACTGTCAAATAGGGAAGACCAAG GTTTTTATGAAGGAGGCTGAGCGACAAATACTACAGGATACACTACACAAAGAAGTGATCAGGAAGATCATTCTCCTCCAGAGCTGGCTCAGGATGGTTTTAGAAAGGAGACGCTTTCTCCGAACACGGCAAGCAGCCATTGTTTTACAG GCTTGCTGGCGTTCCCGCTGTGTTAGGAGGGCTCTGCAAAGGAATAATGCTGCCATTTACATTCAGTCAGCATGGCGAAGATACAGGGAGCAAAAAAGTTACCTTGAACAGAGGAAGAGAATTTGTCTTGTGCAAGCCATGGTCAGAGGGTATCTTCAGCGTAAGAG ATTTCAGAAAATGGttatggaaaagcagaaagctgaagaagagcagagaaaaatgcaggaagctcaagagagagagaatgataTGAGCAAGGATGAGGGCAGTGAAGCAAAACCAGATCAATTGCCTGTGAAACACGAGTCAGCAGAGCTGGATCAAGTTGTTGAGGGTAAAGATGAAGTTCCAAGTGAGCAAACCGAAAACCTGGGCTCATCTGAAACAGCCACATTGCCTCAGAAGAATGTGATAGAGGGCTCTGAGAAAGTAACGAGCAGCCGAGAGAAACGTGAATTTCGCCGGCAGAGGGGGCTGGAACATAATGAGCTACAGAATAAGCATGTCCAGTTTTCCTTTGAAGGAGGAGCTTTACTGTGTCTTGAAGAGCAAACCTCTTCTGAAGAGGCCCTGGAAAACATTCTGGAACCAAAAGAGTCCAGAGAACAAGATGTTGTCCTACAAGGAAGcaatgagaaagaacaaaatgcaaatgatgGAAAGGCCATTTCAGACACACCACTGTTAAGTGAGATAAAAGAAAGTAGCTGTAGTCCTGAGCAACCACCTGCATTGGAAGGTGAAGGAGTAGATAAGACTGTTAACAGAGGGATGAAAACACAAGAGAACCAAAATAGCCAACTGAAAGTCAGCCAGAGCTGTCCTGAAAGGCCAACAAATCTTGCACTGAATCTTGAAAACACGCTACTTGCTACTGGGAGCTTTCAAACTCCAGCTGAATCTTGGGGAGATAAAAACAGACGGCCTGTTCAGAAGGAAACCAAGGATCTGGATAGTCCTACTTCTTCCCAGATCCAGAGATATGTGGATGACCcaggaaaactgaagtataagagagaaaaatggaaaggaaagaggcAGTCTGATGCTGGTCAGAATGATATGCTGAGCCAGTCTTTGGATGGAAGAACACGTGCAGATCAGTCTCCTCAGGATCAACTAGA AAAGAAGGGGACTTCATCTTCATTAAATGATCTCTCAGTGCTGGCCCATGCTGCCACAAGTCAG CAATCACCAGATGcaatagaagaagaaaaaggcagcaagaaaTATCTTTTGCAAAAGAAGTCGAGTGACCTACCTACCTCTGATTCAGTTGTTTCTATGCAGCCAGCAAGCCAGCAAATAGATGCCAA GTCTGCTTTCAAAAGTCCTCTGCGTAGACTTTTGGGGAAAAAGCCAGACAAGAAAATCCCAAAGGAGTATCCTGATGTGATTGATGAAGGAGATGGACTCTCACTCACTTCGTGCATCTTGTTTCCAGAAATGGGAGGAGCACAGAAGGTTTCTGAAG cTTCTTCTGGGCAGCCAAGTCGTATCCAGGCAGGGGAGCGCCATGTGAAGGAgagcagtaaaacaaagaagaacCGCACTATTAAGATCAGCAAGGTCTCAAATGTGTCTCAGAATTCTATAGTCCGTGAGATTGCAAATGCCAATGAACTGAAGCATCTTGATGAGTTCCTTCTAAACAAG ATCAATGACTTGCGCTCCCAGAAATCTGGTGTTGAATGCTTGTTTTTTGAAGCCACTGAGAAGTTTAGAGGAAATATCAAGACCATGTACTCTGCTCCT AATGGGCAAATCCACGTTGGCTACAAAGATCTGGTGGAAAACTACCAGCTTCTAGTTACAAATCTGGccaaaaaaagggaagagaaagaagtgaagcTGGTTTTGAATCTCTTCCAATCCCTTCTAGATGAATTCATCAGAGGAtatacaaaaaaagaagaatctgaACAGCCCAAG CAAACCAAAGCCCAGAAGAAGAAGCGAAAACAAGATCGTGCA ATTGAAGAACACAATGGTCATGTATTCACGAACTACCAAGTAAGCATTCGGCAATCATGTGAGCACTGCTCATCATACATCTGGCCCATGGAAAAGGCCTGTCTCTGCAGTG TTTGCAAGTTGACTTGTCACAAGAAATGCATGTCCAAAATCCAGAGCAGCTGTACATCCTGTGGGAAAAAG AGTGAACAGGATGCAGAACCACGTCACTTTGGAGTGTCTGTGAGTTCCCTGACCAGTGAGAGAAATTCGGTCCCCATTGTCATGGAGAAGTTGCTAGAACATGTGGAGATGCACGGCCTCTACACTGAAGGCATATACAGGAAATCAGGATCAGCAAATCGTATGAAGGagctgaaacagctgctgcaagCAG ATCCCAGTTCAGTGAAACTGGAGAATTACCCTATTCACACTATTACGGGGATTCTTAAGCAGTGGTTACGAGAATTACCAGATCCACTAATGACATCAGCACAGTACAGTGATTTTCTTCGTGCTGTAG AACTACCAGAAAAACAGGAGCAACTTTGTGCCATTTACAGTGTCCTTGAACAGCTTCCACAAGCAAATCATGATACCTTGGAACGGCTCATCTTCCATCTAGTCAA AGTTGCTTTGATAGAAGATGTTAACCGTATGTCACCCAACGCCTTGGCCATTGTTTTTGCTCCGTGCCTCTTGCGTTGTCCTGATACCTCTGACCCTTTAACCAGCATGAAGGATGTTTCAAAAACAACCAT GTGTGTAGAGATGCTGATAAAGGAGCAGATAAGGAAGTACAGGATAAAAATGGATGAGATAAGTCAGCTGGAAGCAGCTGAGAGCATTGCTTTTCGACGGCTCTCGTTGCTTCGGCAGAATACG CTATGGCCTGTAAAACTTGGGTTTTCTTCCCCATATGAGGGGATGCTG AGCAAAAGCCCACAGGTCAAAGGAAATGACAGTGGCAATTCAGAGCTGGGCTCTCTGCATGAAGAAGAGGAAGTTTCTGAAGCTGATAACCGAGAAAAGGAGATTCTCATTGATCGGATACAGtcaataaaagaagaaaa GGAAGACATAACATATCGGTTACCTGAGCTTGATCAGCGAGGCTCTGATGAGGAAAATGTAGACTCTGAGACCTCAGCAAGCACAGAGAGCCTGCTAGAAGAGAGAACGGGGCGGATGGATACCGAAGGTCAGTATTAA